A section of the Anabaena cylindrica PCC 7122 genome encodes:
- a CDS encoding sensor histidine kinase — MKDLKNKKLVNKLLFWFLLIALVPLNIVTSIQYYMVKNSLTKEVDNNLVSIADSKAKFLDFYINEKQKNAAIIAQMSNIIEATEKYQKAFNENGINAREYEQIDKRYRRSITNYLDIFTYSDILLISQSGNTIFSVNNSKEIIGKNYYQENYKNSELAKVFDRAKTLMQVEISNFTYYISNNEPAAFIAAPIFKNNLIIGVVVLQLNNQEFNKVVNDYTGLGKTGEIIVASLVDERIIFTAPTRHDPKAAFQRYINIRNDKSHPLNQANQGIKGNSITIDYRGQETISAWRYLPSLNAGILVKMDVAEVFTPLKTLQNIVILLGIITLILVIVAAIAVAKSISQPVIELTEIVQEFAQGNLKKQASVLSNDEIGQLELSFNRMAAQLKASFETIQEREQELTTAKEQLEKVLAEVQQEAHQLASQLIQSEKMSSLGQLVAGVAHEINNPINFIYGNLTPANEYIQDLLRLLKLYQHHYPHPVKEIEDEAEAIDINFLIKDLPKLLASMGIGAKRITEIVRSLRNFSRLDEAEMKAVNIHEGIDSTLMILENRFKAASNRPAIEVIKNYADLPLVECYTGQLNQVFMNILANAIDALEESKIKNFVGLEKLQIQIYTELINDEQVSIRIIDNGVGIPEKLKKLLFDPFFTTKPIGKGTGLGLSISYKIITEQHQGKLQCISSPGNGTEFIITIPLYQNLKKVN, encoded by the coding sequence GTGAAGGATTTGAAAAATAAAAAACTTGTTAATAAACTTCTGTTTTGGTTTTTATTAATTGCCTTAGTACCTCTGAATATAGTTACCTCTATACAATATTACATGGTCAAGAATTCTTTAACAAAAGAAGTTGATAATAATTTGGTGTCTATTGCAGACAGTAAAGCAAAATTTTTGGATTTTTATATTAATGAAAAACAAAAAAATGCGGCAATTATTGCACAAATGTCAAATATAATAGAGGCAACAGAAAAATATCAAAAAGCTTTTAATGAAAATGGAATTAATGCCAGAGAATATGAGCAGATAGACAAAAGATATCGTCGGTCTATTACTAATTATTTAGATATATTTACTTATTCTGATATCTTGTTAATCTCTCAATCAGGAAATACTATATTTTCTGTAAATAACAGTAAAGAAATAATAGGGAAAAACTACTATCAAGAAAATTATAAAAATTCTGAACTTGCAAAAGTATTTGACCGTGCCAAAACATTAATGCAAGTAGAAATATCGAATTTTACCTATTATATATCTAATAATGAACCCGCTGCTTTTATTGCTGCTCCTATTTTTAAGAATAATCTGATTATTGGTGTAGTAGTGCTGCAACTGAATAATCAAGAATTTAATAAAGTAGTCAATGACTATACTGGATTAGGCAAAACAGGTGAGATAATTGTAGCTTCATTAGTTGATGAACGCATAATTTTTACTGCTCCAACTAGACATGACCCAAAAGCAGCTTTTCAAAGATATATCAATATTCGCAACGATAAATCACACCCACTCAATCAAGCAAATCAGGGAATTAAAGGCAATAGCATCACAATTGATTACCGGGGTCAAGAAACAATTAGTGCCTGGAGATATTTACCTTCTTTGAATGCAGGAATTTTGGTAAAAATGGATGTAGCAGAAGTATTTACACCCTTAAAAACCCTCCAAAATATTGTTATTCTTTTAGGAATTATTACACTTATATTAGTTATAGTGGCAGCTATAGCAGTAGCAAAATCTATTTCTCAGCCAGTTATTGAACTTACCGAAATAGTTCAAGAATTTGCTCAAGGAAATCTCAAAAAACAAGCATCTGTTCTTAGCAATGATGAAATTGGTCAATTAGAACTGTCATTTAATCGCATGGCAGCACAACTTAAAGCATCCTTTGAAACCATTCAAGAACGGGAACAGGAACTGACTACAGCCAAAGAACAACTAGAAAAAGTTTTAGCAGAGGTGCAGCAGGAGGCACATCAACTAGCTTCTCAATTGATTCAAAGTGAAAAGATGTCGAGTTTGGGACAGTTAGTAGCGGGTGTGGCCCATGAAATTAACAACCCCATTAACTTTATTTATGGTAATCTCACTCCTGCCAATGAATACATTCAAGATTTACTCAGACTGCTAAAACTTTATCAGCATCACTATCCTCACCCAGTCAAAGAAATTGAAGATGAAGCAGAAGCAATAGATATTAACTTCTTAATTAAAGACCTTCCTAAGCTGCTGGCTTCAATGGGAATTGGTGCTAAAAGAATTACAGAAATTGTACGTTCACTGCGAAACTTTTCTCGTTTAGATGAGGCAGAAATGAAAGCAGTAAATATCCATGAGGGTATTGATAGCACACTAATGATTTTAGAAAATCGTTTCAAAGCCGCATCTAATCGTCCAGCAATTGAGGTGATTAAAAACTACGCTGATTTACCACTAGTAGAGTGTTATACAGGGCAACTTAATCAAGTATTTATGAATATTCTTGCCAATGCAATTGATGCTTTGGAAGAGAGCAAAATCAAGAATTTTGTAGGTTTAGAGAAACTCCAGATTCAAATTTACACGGAATTAATTAATGACGAGCAAGTAAGTATTCGCATTATAGATAACGGTGTTGGTATCCCAGAGAAATTAAAAAAACTATTGTTTGATCCTTTTTTTACTACTAAACCTATAGGTAAAGGAACGGGTTTAGGTTTATCTATTAGTTATAAAATTATTACTGAACAACATCAGGGAAAATTGCAGTGTATTTCTTCTCCTGGAAATGGTACAGAATTTATAATCACCATTCCCTTATATCAAAATCTTAAAAAGGTTAACTAA
- the urtA gene encoding urea ABC transporter substrate-binding protein: protein MNKKIILLVIAFVLGFTIYFFTHTQIQNSQKPIKVGILHSLTGTMAISEKSVVDATLLAIEEINAKGGILGRKIQPIIVDGKSDWNTFAKQAKNLITKEKVVTVFGCWTSASRKTVKPIFEIYNHLLIYPVQYEGLEESPNIVYTGAAPNQQIIPAVKWSFDNLGKRFFLVGSDYIFPRTANAIIKDQVTALKGEILGEEYILLGSNEVNNVVAKILKTQPDVILNTINGDSNIAFFKTLRQAGISSDIIPTISFSIAEEELKSLPNKYVIGDYAVWNYFQTINNPNNSEFTQNFQKKYGKNRVTSDPIEAGYFGVYLWAQAVKAAGIDEVNIIREYIKDQSFNAPEGVVYIDANNQHTWKTVRVGKIQSDGQFKIVWNSGKPIRPIPYPISRSKAEWEIFITNLYRGWNRNWANPNTN from the coding sequence ATGAATAAAAAAATTATTCTTTTAGTAATAGCGTTTGTATTAGGTTTCACAATATATTTTTTCACTCATACCCAAATTCAAAATTCTCAAAAACCTATTAAAGTTGGTATTCTTCATTCTCTGACTGGCACAATGGCAATTAGTGAAAAATCCGTGGTAGATGCTACCTTACTCGCCATTGAAGAAATCAATGCCAAAGGAGGTATTTTAGGTAGAAAAATTCAACCAATTATTGTTGATGGTAAATCCGATTGGAATACATTTGCGAAACAAGCTAAAAACCTGATTACTAAAGAAAAAGTAGTTACAGTTTTTGGCTGTTGGACTTCCGCCAGTCGTAAAACAGTAAAGCCTATATTTGAAATATACAATCATCTATTGATTTATCCTGTTCAGTATGAAGGACTAGAAGAATCGCCAAATATTGTTTATACAGGTGCAGCCCCAAACCAACAAATTATTCCAGCCGTAAAGTGGTCTTTTGATAATTTAGGTAAACGATTTTTCCTGGTTGGTTCTGATTATATTTTTCCTCGGACAGCCAACGCAATTATCAAAGATCAAGTAACCGCTTTAAAGGGAGAGATTTTAGGAGAAGAATATATACTTTTGGGTAGTAATGAAGTAAATAACGTCGTCGCTAAAATTTTAAAAACTCAACCCGATGTCATTTTAAATACAATTAATGGTGATAGTAATATTGCTTTTTTTAAGACCTTACGACAAGCGGGAATTAGCTCTGATATAATACCTACTATTTCCTTTAGTATTGCTGAAGAAGAATTGAAATCGTTACCAAACAAATATGTAATTGGTGATTATGCAGTTTGGAATTATTTTCAAACTATTAATAATCCTAATAATAGTGAATTTACTCAAAATTTTCAAAAAAAGTATGGAAAAAATAGAGTTACATCTGACCCCATTGAAGCTGGGTATTTTGGAGTTTATTTGTGGGCGCAAGCAGTTAAAGCTGCTGGTATAGATGAAGTCAATATAATTCGGGAATATATCAAAGATCAAAGTTTTAATGCACCGGAAGGAGTTGTATACATAGATGCTAATAACCAACATACCTGGAAAACAGTTAGGGTTGGGAAAATTCAGTCAGACGGACAATTTAAAATTGTTTGGAATTCAGGTAAACCAATTCGTCCCATACCTTATCCTATCTCTCGTTCTAAAGCTGAATGGGAAATATTTATAACTAATCTTTATCGAGGCTGGAATCGAAACTGGGCTAATCCTAATACTAATTAG
- a CDS encoding diflavin flavoprotein, whose amino-acid sequence MSNSKPRDVQILPIATNTKVLRARSWSRLRFEIEYALERGTTSNCYLIEADQTALIDPPAENFTEIYIQALQNTVNFRKLDYVILGHFSPNRIPTFKALLELAPQITFVSSLLGAANLKAAFPDEHIKVLVMRGKETLDLGKGHVLKFFPTPSPRWPEALCTYDQQTQILYTDKLFGAHICGDEAFDENPESFKEDQRYYFNCLMAPNATHVEAALEKISDLQVRMYGVGHGPLVRTGLIELTKAYGEWSHAQKNREISVALLYASAYGNTAILAQAIALGLTKGGVAVQSINCEFAPPEEIRTTVEKADALIIGTPTIGGHAPTPIHTALGIVLSTGDNSKLAGVFGSYGWSGEALDLVEGKLRDAGYRFGFDTLKVKFKPDEVTLKLCEEIGTDFAQGLKKAKKIRVPQQASTPTEQAVGRIIGSVCVITAKQGEVSTGMLGAWVSQATFNPPGITVAIAKDRAVESLMYPGGKFALNILPEGLHIDYMKHFRKNFAPGEDRFANFQTVEADNGCTVLTEASAYLECSVGQRLECGDHWVVYATVDNGKLLKPDAVTAINHRKTGTHY is encoded by the coding sequence ATGAGCAATTCCAAACCACGGGACGTACAAATTCTACCTATTGCTACAAATACAAAAGTTCTCAGAGCGCGTAGTTGGTCACGTCTACGGTTTGAAATTGAATATGCACTTGAAAGAGGTACTACTTCCAATTGCTATTTAATCGAAGCCGATCAAACTGCACTGATTGACCCTCCTGCGGAAAATTTCACAGAGATTTATATCCAAGCATTGCAGAATACGGTCAATTTCCGTAAGTTGGATTATGTGATTCTGGGTCATTTTAGTCCCAACCGCATACCCACATTTAAAGCTCTTTTAGAACTTGCGCCACAAATTACTTTTGTTTCTTCTCTATTGGGTGCTGCTAATTTAAAAGCTGCCTTCCCAGATGAACACATCAAAGTTTTGGTAATGCGCGGTAAAGAAACTTTAGATTTGGGTAAGGGTCATGTTTTAAAATTCTTCCCTACTCCTAGTCCTCGTTGGCCAGAAGCGCTTTGTACCTACGACCAACAAACCCAAATTCTCTACACAGATAAATTATTTGGAGCGCATATCTGTGGAGATGAAGCATTTGATGAAAATCCAGAAAGCTTTAAAGAAGACCAGCGTTATTACTTTAATTGCTTAATGGCTCCCAATGCAACTCACGTAGAAGCAGCGTTGGAAAAAATTTCCGATTTGCAAGTGAGAATGTATGGCGTTGGTCATGGGCCTTTGGTACGCACTGGTTTAATTGAATTGACCAAAGCTTATGGTGAATGGAGTCATGCCCAAAAGAATCGAGAAATATCTGTGGCGTTACTCTACGCTTCAGCTTATGGAAATACGGCGATTTTAGCACAGGCGATCGCATTGGGATTAACTAAAGGTGGGGTCGCAGTTCAATCTATTAACTGTGAATTTGCACCACCTGAAGAAATTCGCACCACTGTAGAAAAAGCTGATGCGTTAATTATTGGTACTCCTACCATTGGTGGTCATGCACCCACACCTATTCACACCGCTTTGGGTATTGTCCTCTCTACCGGTGACAATAGTAAATTAGCAGGGGTGTTTGGTTCCTATGGTTGGAGTGGTGAAGCTTTAGATTTGGTTGAAGGTAAACTGCGAGATGCTGGCTATCGGTTTGGCTTTGACACTTTGAAAGTGAAGTTTAAACCTGATGAAGTTACCTTGAAATTGTGTGAAGAAATCGGTACAGATTTTGCTCAAGGCTTGAAAAAAGCCAAGAAAATCCGTGTACCCCAACAAGCTTCTACCCCCACAGAACAAGCTGTAGGCCGGATTATTGGCTCTGTGTGTGTGATTACAGCCAAGCAAGGAGAAGTTTCTACAGGAATGTTGGGGGCTTGGGTTTCTCAGGCTACTTTTAACCCACCTGGGATTACTGTTGCGATCGCAAAAGACCGCGCGGTTGAATCACTTATGTATCCTGGGGGTAAATTTGCCCTGAATATCCTCCCAGAAGGGCTGCACATAGACTACATGAAGCATTTCCGCAAGAACTTCGCCCCCGGAGAAGACAGATTTGCTAACTTCCAAACCGTAGAAGCCGACAACGGTTGTACAGTCCTCACCGAAGCTTCAGCCTATCTGGAATGCTCAGTTGGCCAGCGCCTGGAATGCGGCGATCATTGGGTAGTTTATGCAACCGTAGATAACGGCAAATTACTCAAACCTGATGCTGTGACAGCAATCAACCACCGCAAAACAGGCACACATTATTAA
- a CDS encoding diflavin flavoprotein, whose translation MVAISEKVQPRLTIQTVEIAPNTTAIRSLDWDRDRFDIEFGLQNGTTYNSYLIRGEQTVLIDTSHQKFRHLYLETLKSIVNPKTIDYIIVSHTEPDHSGLVEDVLQLAPRATVLASKVALQFLEGLVHDPFSKRIVKSGDRIDIGKGHEIEFVSAPNLHWPDTIFSFDRKTKVIYTCDAFGMHFCDDRTFDEDLEAIEADFRFYYDCLMGPNARSLLNAMKRMGDLGKINIIANGHGPLLHHHLDILTECYHSWSQRQATAETVVGLFYVSEYGYSDRLAMAISEGIQKAGVGVEVIDLNTAEPQEIQELAGRAAGIIIGMPPTTSSAAQAGISSLLSVAKNKQVVGLFECYGGDDEPIDTFRRKFIDLGIKEAFPAIRIKEVPSASTYQLCGEAGTDLGQMVMRERNIKQIKSLDVNMEKALGRISSGLYIVTAKKGDMSGAMIASWVTQASIQPLGFTMAVAKDRAIDNLLQESDRFVLNVLEEGNYQDLKKHFLKRLHPGADRFAGVKTQTAKNGSPILTDALAYMECQVVTSMECSDHWILYCTVEEGRVSKPDAVTAVRHRKVGNYY comes from the coding sequence ATGGTAGCGATCTCAGAGAAAGTTCAGCCCCGATTAACTATACAAACTGTAGAAATTGCCCCTAACACAACGGCGATTCGCTCTCTTGATTGGGATCGAGATCGTTTTGATATTGAATTTGGCTTGCAAAATGGCACAACCTATAATTCATATTTAATTAGGGGTGAACAAACAGTTTTGATTGATACTTCTCACCAGAAGTTTCGTCACTTGTATTTAGAAACCCTTAAAAGTATTGTTAACCCTAAGACAATTGATTATATAATTGTCAGTCACACAGAACCAGATCATAGTGGTTTGGTAGAAGATGTATTACAGTTAGCACCGAGAGCAACTGTTTTAGCGTCTAAAGTAGCGTTGCAATTTTTGGAAGGTTTGGTACATGATCCTTTTTCTAAGCGAATTGTCAAAAGTGGCGATCGCATAGATATTGGTAAAGGACATGAAATAGAATTCGTCAGTGCGCCTAATTTACACTGGCCTGACACCATTTTCAGCTTTGACCGCAAAACCAAAGTCATCTACACTTGCGATGCTTTTGGAATGCATTTTTGTGATGATCGCACCTTTGATGAAGATTTAGAAGCAATTGAAGCTGACTTTCGGTTTTACTACGATTGCTTAATGGGTCCCAATGCTCGTTCTCTGTTGAATGCAATGAAGAGAATGGGTGATTTAGGCAAAATTAACATTATTGCGAACGGACATGGGCCACTGCTGCACCATCACCTAGATATCCTCACCGAGTGCTACCACAGTTGGAGCCAAAGACAAGCTACAGCAGAGACTGTGGTTGGTTTGTTCTATGTTTCAGAATACGGTTATAGCGATCGCTTGGCTATGGCAATTTCTGAAGGTATTCAAAAAGCTGGTGTGGGTGTAGAAGTAATTGATCTCAACACCGCAGAACCTCAAGAAATTCAAGAACTAGCAGGTAGAGCAGCCGGTATTATTATCGGAATGCCTCCCACTACCTCATCTGCGGCTCAAGCTGGAATCAGTTCATTATTATCAGTTGCCAAAAATAAGCAAGTAGTAGGACTATTTGAATGTTACGGTGGCGATGATGAACCCATTGATACCTTCCGTCGTAAGTTTATTGACTTGGGAATCAAAGAAGCTTTCCCAGCAATTCGGATTAAAGAAGTTCCCAGTGCATCTACCTACCAACTTTGTGGAGAAGCGGGTACAGATTTGGGACAAATGGTGATGCGAGAACGCAACATCAAACAAATCAAATCCCTCGACGTGAACATGGAAAAAGCGTTGGGTCGGATTAGTAGTGGCTTATATATAGTCACCGCCAAAAAAGGTGATATGAGTGGAGCAATGATCGCTTCCTGGGTGACACAAGCCAGCATACAGCCTTTAGGCTTCACAATGGCTGTGGCTAAGGATCGGGCTATTGATAATTTACTCCAAGAGAGCGATCGCTTTGTTCTCAATGTCTTGGAAGAAGGAAACTATCAAGACCTGAAAAAGCACTTCCTCAAACGTTTACATCCCGGTGCTGATAGATTTGCCGGCGTAAAAACCCAAACTGCCAAAAACGGTTCTCCAATTCTTACAGATGCACTTGCATATATGGAATGTCAAGTTGTCACCAGCATGGAATGTAGTGACCACTGGATTTTATACTGCACAGTCGAAGAAGGACGCGTTTCTAAACCTGATGCAGTCACAGCAGTACGTCATCGCAAAGTAGGAAACTACTATTAA
- a CDS encoding type II toxin-antitoxin system RelE family toxin: MNYRIRVGDYRVRYAIDDQALTVLILHCQHRKDIYKS; the protein is encoded by the coding sequence GTGAATTATAGAATCAGAGTTGGGGATTATCGAGTGCGTTATGCAATTGATGACCAAGCTTTAACTGTTTTAATCCTTCATTGTCAGCACCGTAAAGATATTTACAAAAGTTAA
- a CDS encoding type II toxin-antitoxin system RelE family toxin: protein MSYEVIIPKPVKKQLDALPGDVRERILEKILSLVEDPRPSGVKKLKGFDGEL from the coding sequence ATGAGCTACGAAGTCATTATCCCAAAGCCTGTAAAAAAACAACTGGATGCTTTACCAGGGGATGTACGGGAGCGAATTTTAGAGAAAATTTTGTCTCTTGTTGAAGATCCGCGTCCATCTGGAGTTAAGAAACTAAAGGGCTTTGACGGTGAATTATAG
- a CDS encoding ribbon-helix-helix domain-containing protein, whose amino-acid sequence MSLLDIRPMAMRPRVTITLDEEIYKELTNIAEEQERTPANLAAYIVTKAIKEKNKENPQNKEVL is encoded by the coding sequence GTGTCACTGCTAGATATTAGACCTATGGCTATGAGACCTAGAGTGACAATTACACTGGATGAAGAAATATATAAAGAGCTTACAAACATAGCTGAAGAACAGGAGCGTACACCAGCTAACCTGGCGGCGTACATTGTTACAAAAGCTATCAAGGAGAAAAATAAAGAAAATCCACAAAATAAAGAGGTATTATGA
- the rpe gene encoding ribulose-phosphate 3-epimerase, whose product MTQNPSKKPIVISPSILSADFSRLGDDIRAVDKAGADWIHVDVMDGRFVPNITIGPLVVEAIRPITTKPLDVHLMIVEPEKYVEGFAKAGADIISVHAEHNASPHLHRTLGQIKELGKKAGVVLNPGTPLELIEYVLELCDLVLIMSVNPGFGGQSFIPGVVPKIRQLRQMCDERGLDPWIEVDGGLKANNTWQVLEAGANAIVAGSAVFNAPDYAEAISSIRNSKRPTPELAAV is encoded by the coding sequence ATGACCCAAAACCCATCTAAAAAGCCTATAGTTATCTCTCCATCTATCCTATCAGCCGATTTTAGTCGGTTAGGTGATGACATTCGCGCCGTAGACAAAGCAGGAGCAGATTGGATTCACGTTGATGTAATGGATGGACGTTTTGTACCTAATATTACAATAGGTCCTCTGGTTGTGGAGGCGATTCGTCCCATTACAACCAAACCCCTGGATGTCCACTTGATGATTGTGGAACCAGAAAAGTATGTGGAAGGTTTTGCTAAAGCTGGTGCTGATATTATTTCTGTACACGCCGAACATAACGCTTCACCTCACCTACACCGGACTTTAGGACAAATTAAAGAACTCGGTAAAAAAGCTGGAGTTGTACTTAACCCCGGTACACCTTTAGAACTAATTGAATATGTCTTAGAACTGTGTGATTTAGTGCTAATTATGAGCGTTAACCCCGGTTTCGGTGGACAAAGCTTTATTCCTGGCGTGGTTCCCAAAATTCGCCAACTTCGTCAAATGTGTGACGAACGTGGTTTAGATCCTTGGATCGAAGTTGACGGTGGATTGAAAGCTAATAACACTTGGCAAGTTTTGGAAGCCGGCGCTAATGCTATTGTAGCTGGTTCTGCTGTATTTAATGCTCCAGATTATGCTGAGGCTATTAGCAGTATCCGCAACAGCAAGCGTCCCACTCCAGAATTAGCGGCTGTTTAA
- a CDS encoding S8 family serine peptidase: MNKKLTWVIWGLGISCLSLPVLAAVKFGSSLESSGIDALKLHQPPYNLTGRKIAIGQVEIGRPGMFGLDKAVSKNRAISPVAVFLRNAPAKSNSGVDPHAYNVAAVMVSRDKAWKGVAPEARLYSSAVGSTKNMGQPEECLSTQHIALQNGGDVRAINFSFGEPLNRDPRAEAVLDGKALLTMCIDWSTRVHNVLYAIAGNQGKGGIPIPTDNFNGVNVAFSSRREGIFNKVDVSNLAGNYQGVGDSASADWSVRLVGKEFNIGGRRSIGLVAPGSNIPLLNPDGKLNKSTGSSFAAPHVTATVALLQEFADRQIRTNLPNWSIDSRHHQVMKAVLLNSAEKIQDSGDGLRLGMTKTLIDKQNQDWLVSDAYQNPSIPLDAQMGTGHLNAFRAYQQFLPGQWQPSESVPSIGWDYHTINAASSVEYALAKPLKQNSFVAVTLTWDRLVELADKNNNQQYDVDENFIDRGLNNLNLYLVKTDAQDSDAGVICSSISEIDNVEHIFCPIPATGQYKIRVQFKQQVNEAKQAYGLAWWTVPIK, translated from the coding sequence ATGAACAAAAAACTAACTTGGGTTATTTGGGGTTTGGGAATTTCCTGCTTGAGTTTGCCGGTATTGGCTGCTGTCAAGTTTGGTAGTTCTCTAGAAAGTAGTGGCATTGATGCGCTTAAACTACACCAACCACCTTACAATTTAACTGGTCGCAAGATTGCCATTGGTCAGGTAGAAATTGGTCGTCCGGGGATGTTTGGCTTGGATAAAGCCGTGTCTAAAAATCGCGCGATTTCTCCAGTGGCGGTGTTTTTACGCAATGCACCAGCTAAATCAAATAGTGGTGTTGATCCCCATGCTTATAATGTTGCGGCTGTGATGGTGAGTAGAGATAAAGCCTGGAAGGGAGTTGCTCCAGAAGCGAGGCTATATTCTTCTGCTGTCGGTTCTACAAAGAATATGGGTCAACCAGAGGAGTGTTTATCAACACAACACATAGCACTGCAAAACGGTGGTGATGTTCGTGCTATTAACTTTAGTTTTGGTGAACCGTTGAACCGTGATCCCAGAGCAGAAGCTGTTTTAGATGGCAAAGCTTTACTAACGATGTGTATTGACTGGTCTACTAGAGTTCATAATGTTCTGTATGCGATCGCAGGTAATCAAGGCAAAGGCGGGATTCCCATTCCTACAGACAATTTTAACGGAGTTAACGTTGCTTTTTCATCCCGAAGAGAAGGGATTTTTAATAAAGTTGATGTTTCTAATCTAGCAGGTAATTATCAAGGTGTGGGCGATAGCGCCAGCGCTGACTGGTCAGTTCGCTTAGTGGGGAAAGAGTTTAATATTGGTGGTAGGCGATCTATAGGTTTAGTTGCTCCTGGTAGTAATATTCCTTTACTTAATCCCGATGGTAAGTTAAATAAGTCCACAGGTTCAAGTTTTGCAGCACCCCACGTTACAGCTACTGTGGCTTTATTACAAGAATTTGCTGACCGACAAATCCGCACAAATCTGCCAAACTGGAGCATTGATTCTCGACATCATCAAGTGATGAAAGCTGTATTATTAAATTCAGCCGAAAAAATCCAAGATAGCGGTGATGGTTTACGCTTGGGAATGACGAAGACGTTAATTGATAAACAAAATCAAGATTGGCTAGTTTCTGATGCTTATCAAAATCCTTCAATTCCTTTAGATGCTCAAATGGGAACAGGTCATTTAAATGCTTTTCGTGCTTATCAACAATTCCTTCCTGGTCAATGGCAACCTTCAGAATCTGTTCCCTCTATTGGTTGGGATTATCACACGATTAATGCTGCATCATCTGTAGAATATGCTTTAGCAAAACCTTTAAAACAAAATAGTTTTGTAGCTGTTACTTTAACTTGGGATAGATTAGTTGAATTAGCAGATAAAAATAATAATCAACAATATGATGTAGATGAAAATTTTATAGATAGAGGACTAAATAACCTCAATCTCTACTTAGTCAAAACAGATGCTCAAGATTCAGATGCTGGTGTTATTTGTTCATCAATTAGCGAAATTGATAATGTAGAACATATATTTTGTCCAATTCCTGCTACTGGTCAATATAAAATCCGTGTGCAGTTTAAACAACAAGTCAATGAAGCAAAGCAAGCCTATGGTTTAGCTTGGTGGACTGTCCCTATTAAATAG
- a CDS encoding response regulator transcription factor, producing the protein MTQKILIVDDEPNIVILLEQALEELEDEGVELLTARNGEEALETIKTEKPNLVFLDVMMPKMSGLEVCQIIKNELQMADIYIVMLTAKGQEFDKQKGIDVGADLYLTKPFRPKEVLEKSKQVLGFCG; encoded by the coding sequence ATGACCCAGAAGATTCTAATTGTTGACGATGAACCGAATATTGTGATTTTGTTGGAACAAGCCCTAGAAGAATTAGAAGACGAGGGGGTTGAACTACTAACTGCTAGAAATGGAGAAGAAGCTCTTGAAACTATTAAAACCGAAAAACCAAACCTAGTTTTTCTCGATGTGATGATGCCTAAAATGAGTGGTCTGGAAGTCTGCCAAATTATTAAAAACGAGTTACAAATGGCTGATATTTATATCGTGATGTTGACAGCTAAGGGGCAAGAATTTGATAAACAAAAAGGAATTGATGTTGGTGCTGATCTATATCTGACTAAACCATTTCGTCCCAAAGAAGTGCTTGAGAAATCAAAGCAGGTGCTAGGCTTTTGCGGTTGA